The window GAAGAATTGAAGAGTTCTTTTCCGTTTATTGGTAAAAAATTCGGGGGCAAGGACCACACCACAGCCATTTATGCCTGTGAAAAAATTTCAAAAGAAATAATTGAAAATGAACAATTCGCAGAAGAAATAATTCTTATCAAGGAAAAGATTTACTCTTATTAGGAGAATTAACTGATGTGAATAATCTGTTAAGAAACACTGAAAAACCATGGGATAAGCGATTGGATAACAAGTGGACAAAACAAGACCTTTAAAAACCTAAAAAATTATCCAAATCTAATTAAGGGGTTATCAACTGATATATCAACTAAGTTATCAACTTTTTCTCCCCAAAACTAACCCTTGCGCAACTTAAAGAAACAATTAAAATAGAGTCGTAAACTAGACGCATAGTAGTAATAATTAATGTATTAATTAAATAATATGAAGATAATAATACTTAAAGAAAAATTGGCTAAAGGATTAAGTATGGTTGAGAAAATAACTGGAAGAAACTTTACTCTTCCGATTTTAAATAATGTTTTGATTTCTGCTGAAGATAACTCATTGAAATTATCAACCACTGACCTTGAATTAGGGATTAGCTATTGGGGACTTGCGAAGGTAGAAGAAAAAGGAGAAATCACTATCCCAGTGAAAACCCTTTCTAGTTTTGTCTCTCTTATTGGAGAAGAGAAAGTGACAATAGAGAGCAAGGAAAAAACACTTTATTTAAAGGGAGAAAATTATAAGACACAGATAAAGGGGCTTGAAGCAAAGGATTTTCCAATTATCCCGGAAGTTGTTTCAGATAAATGGATTGAATTTGACGCAACTACATTTTGTAAAGGGATAATGCTTGTAATGGATTTTTGCGCACTCACTCAAGTAAGGCCTGAACTCTCTGGCTTATATTTTGTTTTTCAAAAAAATTCGGCTAAAATCGTGGCTACCGACAGTTTTCGTTTAGCGGAAAAAAGCATTGCTTTAGATGGGGCTACTCAAGGAATAGACGGTCCACAGTCATTTATTCTTCCAAGAAATGCTGCCAGGGAATTAGTCAATATTTTTTCAGAGCACAATGGAAAAATCAAGTTTTATTTATCTCCGAGTCAAATTATGGTTGAAAGCTATGTTGACGAAACCAAAAACCCACAAGCGCGCTTAGTTTCCCGTTTGATTGAAGGTGAATACCCTGATTATGAAGCAGTGATTCCAAAAGAGTTTAAAACACGGCTCACTCTTTCCAGGGAAGAATTCTCAAACCAGATTAAAATTGCCAGTTTATTCAGCGGAAGAACGAATGAAGTAAAATTGGAAATAAGCCCTAAAAAAGGAAATGTTTTGATATCTTCGCAAAGCGTTGATTTGGGGGAAACAGAATCCAAAATGGCGATAGACGCAAGCGGAGATGATGTGGAGATAAGCTTTAATTACAAGTTTTTGTCTGAAGGATTGAATCAAATAAAATCAGAAAAAATCGTTCTTGAGCTTAATGGTCAAGACGGACCTGGTGTTTTAAAATCCAGTGACGATTCAACTTATATTTATGTAATAATGCCGATTAAGGCATCTTGATGTTTGAGCCAATATCAAGAATTATAAGCAAGAGGGCAGACCGCTTCTCTTTTAAAAGGGAAATTTTGGCAGTAGAGGTTTGCCAGATATGGCCAAAAATCATAGCGCGATTATTTAACAAAGAAACAGTTGATTACACTAAAGCCCTGTCTTTTAGAGATGGGGTTTTAATTGTGAGAGTCCAGAGCCCGGCATTGATGCAGGAGTTCCAAATAGAGAATGAAAATATAATCGCTTCCCTGAACAGGGAAGCCAGAAAAAACATTATCCAGAAAATTATTTATAAGATGTGAAGCAGAGAATTGCTAATCAGTGTAATATATTTAGTTCAGAAGTATAGGTTGGAATAAGTGGCGATGGGGATATGTAGTCATTGACAACTGTATGCTGCAGACATACAATTGTATGTAGTGAGCAAACATTTGATATGTCTCTAAATTTTACTAAAAATCAAACATTAATTCTTGGAATCCTTTTTAATCATCCAGAAAAATCCTATTATTTAAGAGAAATAGGCAGGTTGGTAGGGAAAGAACCGGGTGTTTTTCAAAAAGATATTAACAAATTGGTTGAGAGCGGCATTTTGACCAGCGAATATCGCGCAAAAAGCCGCTTTTTTGCGTTAAATAAGCTGCATCCCCTATATAAAGAGTACAAAAGCATTTTTTTCAAAACAATTGGCGCGGAAGGACAACTGAAATTAATTTTGAAAAATATTGAAAATATTAAAGTAGCTTTTATCTATGGCTCATTTGCTACCGGAAAAGAAGATGCTTTTTCAGATATTGATTTGATGATAATCGGAAATCCCGATGAAGATGTTTTAATCAGAAAAATTTCTTTACTGGAAAGAAAAATAGACAGAGAAATTAATTATAATATTTTTTCACCAACAGATATTAGGAATAATTTATTAAATAATGAAATTTTCCTAAAAGAAATAATGGAAAGACCCAAGGCATTCATTATCGGAGACCAAAATGAACTGGAAGAAATTATTGGAAAATAAAAGCTTACAGAAAAAAAGAATCAGCTTCCAAGAAGTGGGAGGGGTTTTAGTAAAGGCGGAGAAATGTCTTAGGGCGGCAGAGTTGCTATTGGCAAAAGATGTAGATGAGTCGGTTTTTAAAGAAGCTTATGACTCTATGATTTTAGCTGGGCGGGCGTTAATGTTTTCTTTAGGGTTAAAGCCGCGTACCATTGGATCGCACACCATAACCATTGATTTCTGCTCCGATTATTTAGGAAATGATTTTAAGACATTGACCGAAAAGTTTAGAAAAATGAAGAAGAAAAGAAACTATTTGATTTATGGCATCGGGTTAATCGTTTCCAAGACTGAAGCAGAGAATGCGCTCAAAACCGCGAAAGAATTTGTTGATAAAATCTCAAAATTTATTCAAGCAAAAAATCCTCAGAAAAAGTTAGTTTAAGCACCAAGACAAAAATATTATTAGTAGTTAATTAGTGTAAGGGCTTTTTGGAAAAAGTTGCGCCAAATTGGTCCGGCTATCACAATACCGGGCATTTTTGCTATAGCGCTATTGTTGTTATTCCCCGTCCAAACACCAACAGCTAAGTCAGAAGTATAGCCAATGGTCCAGGCGTCCCTATATTGGTCAGTTGTTCCTGTTTTTGCGGAAACTTCGTAGCCAGGGAAATATAAAAGTGAGCGCGGCCCAAACATAGGAGTTCGGGCGACATTATCAGAAAGAACGTTGGTTATCATCTGACAGACCTCCTCGCTTATCACTCTTCTGGTTGCGCTTTTGTTTTCTTCAATAATATTTCCATCATTATCTTCTATTTTTAATATCGCAGTAGGTTGTACCCGCAACCCATTATTGGCAAATACTCCATAAGCAGAGACCATATCTATCAATTTTACCTCTCCTGACCCTAAGACCAGCGATGGACCGTAAAAACTGGAGCCCTGATTAAGGGTTGTGATGCCCATGTTATGGGCAGTGGCTATTGTATCAGCAATACCAGCTGCCAAGAGCACCTTAATTGACGGAATATTCAATGATTGAGCTAACGCCTGTCTAAGGGTAACCGAGCCCCTGTACAACCCATCATAGTTTTCAGGGACATAATCCTGGTCTCCCCATTTTCCAAAATTTGTTTTTTCATCAACTACGACATCGTCAGGAGTATAGCCCTTTTTAAAAGCAGTGGCATAAGCAAATGGCTTAAAAGCAGAACCAGGTTGTTGTCCTTCCCCATATGTTGCTACATTTACCTTTGGCTCAAACTTGCAATTAAGCCCAGGGACACATGCTTTTGGATATGACTCTCCAAAATAATCTTTTGACCCGACCATTGCCATTATTTCCCCGTTTTTCGGGCTTATTGCCACTAATGCTGCATTATATGACCCGTATGATTCGTTTATCTTCACGCCTTCTTTAACCGCTTTCTCTGCCGATGCCTGCAGTTCCAAATCAAGAGTTGTGTAGACCTTCAATCCATGTTCTTTAAGAAAGTCGCCACCATATTTTTGATATAGATAGTTTTCTACGAAAAGAATAAAATGAGGAGCATCTTTAAAAGCAGAATCAAGGCCCACAAATTCGACCACTGCCTGAATTGTCTCATCGTATAACTCTTCTGAAATATATTTTTCATCCAACATTCTTTTGAGGATAAAGTTTTTTCTTCTTAAAAGCGCGTCTTGGTGTTCTCCATAAGGGTAATAATAGCTTGGCGCTTGGATAAGGGAGGCGATAACAGCTGCTTCCGGTAGAGTGATGTCTTGGATTGATTTTCCGAAATAAATACGGCTTGCTTCGCCTATGCCGTAGATATTCGGACCAAATGGAATCTGGTTCAGATACCATTCCAAGATTTGGTCTTTAGAATAACGCCTCTCAAGCTCTAATGTAAGGACCAATTCTCGTATTTTTCTCTTTGCGCTTTTTTCAAGCGATAAAAATGTTGAGCGGATAAGTTGTTGGGTTATAGTGGAAGCGCCTTGTGCTGGCTTTCTAAGCTTTAAATCAATAAGTATAGCTCTTGCAATTCCAGCGAAGTCCACTCCGTGATGGTTATAAAAATTATCATCTTCAGCTGCCAATACTGCCTTAATCAAATGGTCTGGAACATCGCTTAAAGCCACGAGTTCTCTTTTTTCTTCTCCGTAAATTGTTCTTAATAATGTTTCTCCTGTGCGGTCATAGATTCGTGTAGGCATCACTTGTTCTCTTTCTGTGAAGACCTCGGGCCTTGGCAGGTCTTTCGCAAAATAAATAAAAACAGATAATCCAATAAAGCTAAAACCGATAATTGAAAATAAAAAAATCCGCCCCATTTTCTTTAAAATGCGCTTTGACCTGGAATTATCTCCATATGTTTGGTGATGATAAATTTTTAAGAACATCATAAGACAAAACCCCTGCCAGAAGGCAGGGGTTTTGAGGAATTAAACTTCTTCTTCATCAAGATTCTCTTCTGTTCCGCCTTCCTCTGTGGTCTCTTCTTCCACAGGAGCCTCTTCTACTTCCGCTCCTTCTTCCACGCCCTCTTCAACTGGCAGACCTTCTTCTACGCCTCCCAATTCTTCCTCTTCTTCCTGATTGGTCAAGATGTTAACGCTTTTATCTTCGTATTCCATAATTGATTAAACTTAATTTACATTGGAAAATGAACGACCTTTTTAAATTGATATGCTCATTATAATTTTATCAAGTCGTTTGTCAAGCTTTTTTCGGAAATCTTTTAGATTCTAGGAGATATACGCAACAAATAGCCAGACCCAAGGCATCGGCAGCGTCGTCTGATTTGGGCACCTCATCCAAGTCCAAAAGTTTTTTAATCATTTTTTGCATTTGCATTTTTTGAGCTCTGCCATAACCGACAATATTCATTTTAACCTCCAAAGGAGTGAATTCGTAGATAGGTATTTTTTTTCTTTCTCCTGCCAACAATATAACTCCACGGGCCTGACTTACAGGAATGGCGGTCTTGGCATTTTTAAAGAAAAACAATCTTTCTACAGACAAAGCATCTGGAGAAAAATCCTTTATCAAACCATTAACTTGGTTAAAAATTTGATTCAGTCGATTCTCTGGGGAATCATCTGGGGATGTCTTAATGCATCCGCATGCAACAAAATCTATTCCTCTTTGAGATTTTCTAACAACCCCGTAGCCAGTCCTTGCCGTTCCGGGGTCTATTCCTAAAATAATCATGAGTAGAAATTATAATTTTATATTTGAGTAAATATCTTGCACATCATCATTATCATCAAGCGCCTCGAAAAGCCTTCCTATTGATGCCTTTTCTTTTTCATCAACATCTATCTCTTCTTTTGCTATCCACCCTAAATTGACTGATTCTATATTAAATTTCTTTTCTTCAAGAGCCCTTTTTACGGTTTCTAAATCTTCTGGCTTGGTGCAAACCTCAATAAGGTCATTTATTTTTTTGATATCCTCGGCGCCTGCTTCAATGATTGCCATTTCCAAATCATTTTCTTCCATTGCTTCAGGGATTTCTAAAATAATAATTCCCATATTTTCAAACTGCCATTTTACCGAACCTTCGTTTGCTAACTTAGCATTATTGTGAGATAAAAGTTGCTTTATATCAGTAAGAGTTCTGTTCTTGTTATTAGTAATTCCAGTGATTATAAGAGCGCTTTTAGCTGGCCCATAGGCCTCAAAACAAAATTCTTCCAATATCTCGTCCTGTAATTCGCCAATGCCTTTTTTGATTGCCCTTTCAATATTCTCGCTTGGCATATTAGCTTTTTTCGCTTGTTCAACAGCAATCCTTAGGCTTGGGTTCATTTGAGGGTCTCCTCCTATTTTTGCGGCAACTGAAATAACCCGGGATAATTTTGAAAAAATCTGCGCCCGTTTCCGGTCTTCTGCTTCTTTGCCTCTTTTAATTGTAGCCCAATGGCTGTGCCCACTCATAAATATTAATTACTTATTACTAATCACTCGTCTGCCTCGGGCGGATTAATCATTGATATTTTATCTTACTTGATTTTTTCCTTATTTTCAACCAAATTGCAGAAAAAACAACAGAAATACAAGCAGAAGCGCCTATGCTGATTGACAATACAGGAGCAAATTTTGAGCTCTTATAATTTTTGTCAGAAATAATAAGCTCTTTTTTAGGAACAATATTTTCATTTGGGCTGTTTTCTGATTTTGGCGTGCCTCCTGGGCTCTGGCTTGTTTTCCAATTGTTAGGGTCAGACCCTAACACATGAGAAACAATTCTTTCCATTGTTTTTTTATTCTCATTGTTTCCAGCAAACCATCCTAAAGAACAATCAATATTATCAACAACTTGACCAATATTATCTAAAAGCAAAAGCTGTTTTCCCTGATTATTTAATCCGCCCTTGTATATGATGTCAGCAATGATTTCAGGTATTGTTGAATCATCTGTCCGCTCAAGCAGAAAATATGATTTTGCCCCAATGCTTCCTGATAATTTTATTTTCAGCGATTCATCTTTTGTTTGAATAGTCCAAGCATCCAGATTTACAGGATAATCGCCTGGGTTATAAAGTTCAATCCATTCGTCATTAAAAGAGTTCTCTGTGCCCATCCATGCCAGCTCATTTATAACAACCATCGGGTTTTCCTTGGCTAAAACAAAATTGGTTGCGCTGAAGCAAGCAGTTAGAAAAAGAAATTCAAAAACTATAATAATTTTGTATTTTGTATTTTTGATTTTGGATTTATCCCAAGGTGCTCGTATGCCTTTTGGGTGGCTATTCTTCCCTTGGGGCTTCTTATAATCAAGCCGAGTTGCAGTAAATATGGCTCGTAGACCGCCAAGATATTGTCTTGTTCTTCGTTGGTTGAAGCAGCCAATGCCTGTAAACCAACTGGACCGCCATCAAATTTCCGAATTAGTATTTCAAGAATTTTTCTATCCTGCGGCTCCAGCCCCATTTTATCTATTTCTAATGCTGATAATCCCAATTCAGTTATTTCCTTGTTGATTCTTTTCATTCCTTCTACTTGGGCAAAATCCCGGATTCTTTTAAGGAGTCGGTTGGCTATGCGCGGAGTGAATCTTGAGCATTGGCTTATGAGCATTATTGCTTCATCGTCTATTTCTAAGCATAAAATATTAGCAGACCTTTTTATGATTTTTTGGACATCATCTTCAGAGTAGAACTCAACCTGAAAAGTGGCTCCAAACCGGTCTCTCAATGGAGAAGTGAGTAGTCCAACCCTTGTTGTTGCTCCTATAAGAGTGAATGGGGGAAGGTCTATTTCTAAAGTTCTTGCCATTGGTCCAGTGCCTGTTATAATATGCAGCTTAAAGTCCTCCATAGCTGGATAGATAATTTCTTCGCATGTTTTATTTAAACGGTGAATTTCATCAACAAAAAGAACATCTCTTTCAGATAGAGATGTTAGAATTGCTGCCAAGTCACCTGGCCTTTGAATCGCAGGGCCGGTTATAATTCTTATATTAGAGCCAATACTTTTGGCAACTAAGCGCGATAAAGTTGATTTTCCAAGACCAGGTCCGCCGCAAAAAAGAAGGTGGTCAACCGCTTCTTTTCTTTCTTGGGCTGCTTGCAGGATAATCTGGATATTTTTTTTTATTCTCTCTTGCCCGATAAAGTCCCCCCATTGTTTTGGTCGCAGAGTTTGGTCTAATGTTTCTTCTTCTTTTGAATCAACATTGTTAAGCAATGTTTTCTTTTTTTGAGCAAATTCACGAGAGGGGTTGACAATCATTTTGTTATTTGTTATAATAAAAGCGATCCCTGGCTGCTTAGGGGTTTTTCTTAGCCCGGGTAAACTGGCTCCGGCTGGGTTATTCCTCGGAAAAATTCTGGTCTTTGTTGCCTACGAAGATATGTAGTCAGGGATTTAGTTTTCACTAGTGACTCTTTTCACTTCTTCTATTGTGGTTATTTGTTCGAGAACTTTTATCATTCCATCTTGGAACATCGTAATCATTCCGTTTTCGGCAATGATTTTTTTAATTTCAGGAACAGCTGGTTTTTTCACAATAAGGGACTCAAGCTGGTCATTGATTAAAAATGCTTCAAATATACCCTGCCGGCCCTTGTATCCGGTAAAACTGCATTCTTTACATCCTTTTATAACAGCCATTTTTATCGGCTCCTGAACAATGGAATTAGGAATATTTTTCATCACCCTTTTTATTTCTTCTGATTCTTCCGGTGTTGCCTCTCTTATCCCAGCGCATTTCTTACAAACCCTTCTAACTAATCGCTGGGCGATTACCATATTTATGGCTGGGCCGATATTAATAGGGTCAGACCCCAAAGATATCAAGCGGGGGATGGCTCCAGCTGCGTCGTTTGTATGCAGGGTAGAAAAAACGAGGTGTCCAGTGAGGGCTGCTTGAAGGGATATTTTTGCTGTTTCTAAATCCCTGATTTCTCCGACCAAGATTACATCAGGGTCTTGTCTTACTATAGAACGCAGTCCGCTCGCAAAATCATATCCTTGGCTAGGATTAACTTCTGTTTGAGAAGTGCCGTCAAGCCGATACTCAATAGGGTCTTCAATGGTGATGATTTTGATTTCTGGATTTTGAATATATTTTAAAAAAGCGTAAAGAGTGGTGGTTTTGCCAGACCCGGTCGGTCCTGTAACAATTATCATCCCATTTGGTTTTTTGATTTCTTTTTTGAACGACTCCAACAAATCCTGCCTTAACCCAAGTTCTTCCATGCTTTTTAAACTTTCTGGATTTAGAATTCTCATCACAACCGATTCTCCGAAATCCGCTGGCAGGGCTGATGTTCTGATTTCTATCTCCTGCTCTTTATTTGTTTTTGTTTGTATGGCGATAGAGAAGCTCCCGTCTTGCGGCTTATTATGGACATTTAGTTTAAGGCCTGCAAGAAGTTTTATTCTGGAAAGAAGTAAGCGGTATGTTTCTGGGGGAAAAAACATTACATCATGGAGCATGCCGTCTAACCGTATCCGCAGACGGATATCTTCTTCTCTGGGCTCAAAATGAATATCAGAAGCAGATAAAGAAATTGCGCCTAACAAAACCTTTTCAATAATTTTTGTTGTCTCTTCATTTATATTTTTTTCTAATTCTGCCTTAAAATCAGCCGTTGATTTTATCGCTTTTTGCATTTGTTCGGATATTTGAAGAGGTATTATGATTTTGTCAGTGATTTTTACCATAAATAAAATGCTAAAAAATGATTTCCATTATTTTTTCTTTTATATCATTTATCTTACCATTTTTTGATTTAAATATAATACCCTTGCCCTTGCGTTCTCCATTAAATGCCTCAAGTATCTTGCTCCCAGAGTAGGGCTTGGAAGAATAAAAAACGCCACTTATGGTGGTTTGGTTGTCTTGACTTTCCCACAGAAGGAGAAGAGAAGGAAATTGCAGGAGATTGCTTGTGAGTTCTTTTAATATAAAAATTAAGTCCCTCGCATTAGCTCCTGATTCTTGAAAATCTTTTTTCATCAAAGAAATAGAAGGAAGTCGTTTGTCTCTGCGGAATTCGATTTTTTTCAAAGCGATTTCTAGGATTTTAAGCTGTTGAGCGCTGCCATTGTTCGCAAAAAGATTTAGCAATTCTTTATATTGAATATTAGGCGTTATCAGCTCTAAAACATTGTCCATTATTTCTTGATTAAAGCCATTGTCTTTGGAAAAAGCGATTATTCCAGCCAAAATCCATGTTTTAATATTTTGGTCTATTTGACCCTGAAGCAATTCAAGCAGTTGGTTGGATATTAAGGCCATTGGCAGGTTTTCAGAAATTAGATTTATGTTGCCAAACTTGTTGTTTGTCGTTTGATTATCTATATTCAGTATGGTGGTCTGATAAAAAAGCTTGAAATTTTTTTCATAGAAGTCCCCTAATCTTTCTAACCTATCTATCCCTATTGTTATCAGGAGGTCTGGCTCTGTTTCTGACAATTTTTGAAAATCGTCAAATATTATATCATCCTTGGTAATTTTTTTGCCCCGTGGACTCAAAAATATTTTGAGTATCTGTTTTTCCTTTTCATAATACAACTCGGAGATTTCTTTGCCTTTGATAGAAATAACAAACCTATTTGGATTAGCGGTTTGAGGAAACAGTAAGGCATATTTTTGGGGTATTGCATGAGGATGCAAATTTACAATCTTGCCTTTATTGTTTAAAGTATAAGAGAGGGAAACAGCCGATGCCAATGAATCAATGTTCGAATTTTGAGAAGTGAGCACTAAAATATTTTTAGCGCCATCAATAAGTTTTTTTGCTTGGTATAGGCCTTCAGTCATTAATTCAATCTATATTTTATCAATTTAAAAGTCAATGAGAAAAAAGATACAAACAAATTCCCATATCAAAACCCAGCATTTAGCGGAGAATATCGCTAAAAAATGCCTTAAAACTGGTCCTGATTTTGAAAATAATCAAGCGATGGTTTTTGCTATGCATGGCGACTTGGGGAGCGGAAAAACGACTTTTACTCAAGGCTTTGCAAAAGGGCTGGGGGTTGTGGATAAAATTTTGAGTCCAACATTCGTAATTCTTAAAAAATTCCAAATTCCAAACTCTGAATTTCAATATCTTTATCACATTGATTGTTATAGAATAAATGATTCGCGAGAAATTCAGGACTTGGGCTTCAAAGAAATAATTTCTGACCCGAAAAATATAATTATTATTGAATGGGCAGAAAAGATTGAAAAAGCCCTGCCAAAATATATTACAATTATTAATTTTGAGTTTAAGCATAAGAATATCCGAGAAATTATTATTAAAAGCAAATAAAATGTTGGATAAAAAACGATTAGTTATAATTGACAGCAATGCCTTGGTTCATAGGGCGTTTCATGCCCTACCTCCCCTTACCTCTCCTAAGGGGGAGTTAGTAAATGCTGTTTACGGATTTCTCTTGGTCTTTTTGAAGGCGCTTAAAGATATGAGGCCTGATTGCGTGGCTGCGACATTTGATTTGCCAGGCCCTACTTTTAGAGACAAGATATACGAGGAATATAAGGCAAAAAGAGTAAAAGCGCCGGATGAGCTTTATAACCAGATTCCGATAATAAAAAGAGTGCTTGAGGCGTTTGGAGTTCCTGTTTTTGAGAAACAAGGATTTGAAGCCGATGATGTGATAGGCACCATAGCAAAGCATGCCAAAAGAAAGCAGATAATCCCAGAGATAGAAGTGATTATTGTTACCGGAGATTTGGATGCCTTGCGTTTGGTTGATAAAAATACAAAGGTTTATACTCTTAAAAGGGGCCTTTCTGATACAGTGATTTATGATGAGCAATTAGTCAGAGAAAGGTACGATGGATTAGCCCCCGAGCAATTGACAGATTATCGCGCATTGAGGGGAGACCCATCTGACAATATACCTGGCGTGACAGGCATTGGCCCAAAGACAGCCATAGGGCTGTTAAAAGAATTTGGGTCTGTGGACAATATCTACAAAGCGATTGAGAGCGGAGAAAGCAAGGATTTAATCTCGCTTCGCATTAAAGAAAAACTTATTGCCTATAAAGAGCAAGCGCTTTTTTCAAGGGCGCTGGCGGAGATAAACACCGATGTTCCGATTGATTTTGTTCTTGAGCAATGCCAATGCCGACCGCTGGATAGAGAAAAAATAATAAAAATTTTTCAGGAGCTTGGATTTTACAGTTTGATTAAAAGATTACCAGAGTCGCATCAGACAAAATTAGGAGATTTTTGATTTTAACGGTTCAAATCACTTTATATTCTCAATCAAAATTCCTTTCAATGGAATAAATTGTTATAATAAATGAATTAAAAAAATATTGATGGCAAAAGAGCTTAAAAAAGAAAGCCAAATTAAGTCAACTATATTAGAAAACCTGGGCAAAGAGAAGGAGCGCAGAAAATATATTATTTTGGGGGTAATTGCGCTTTTTTTAGTAATGAGAATCATACTCAAACCATTCCCTTATTTTTATCATATAATTGGCGGTTATTTGATAGTTCTTTTTTTAATAATCCCAATTACATCATACTTAAGCAACCGTCCCAATATAGGACTAAAGATGGCCAGATTGATTGTGGGGCTTATGGTCTTCGCAGAGTTAATGGCATTGAGCGCAGTTCTATACCTCTTTATGCCGGTTGCTGTTTTTTATCAAATGCGCATTTCCATTATCTCTATTCCGTTTTTCTTATTATACGCTGTTTTGATTCATCCCTTGCTTATTTCCAAGAGGGTAAATGATTTTTTCTACCTTTTTTCATTAGCAATTTTAATCACCCTGTCAATATTGGAATATACGGGTAGGTATCCTGCTTATTCTAACTATCCTATTCTTGAGAGCCCTCTCCAACATTTGCG is drawn from Patescibacteria group bacterium and contains these coding sequences:
- the dnaN gene encoding DNA polymerase III subunit beta, with protein sequence MKIIILKEKLAKGLSMVEKITGRNFTLPILNNVLISAEDNSLKLSTTDLELGISYWGLAKVEEKGEITIPVKTLSSFVSLIGEEKVTIESKEKTLYLKGENYKTQIKGLEAKDFPIIPEVVSDKWIEFDATTFCKGIMLVMDFCALTQVRPELSGLYFVFQKNSAKIVATDSFRLAEKSIALDGATQGIDGPQSFILPRNAARELVNIFSEHNGKIKFYLSPSQIMVESYVDETKNPQARLVSRLIEGEYPDYEAVIPKEFKTRLTLSREEFSNQIKIASLFSGRTNEVKLEISPKKGNVLISSQSVDLGETESKMAIDASGDDVEISFNYKFLSEGLNQIKSEKIVLELNGQDGPGVLKSSDDSTYIYVIMPIKAS
- a CDS encoding DUF721 domain-containing protein; the protein is MFEPISRIISKRADRFSFKREILAVEVCQIWPKIIARLFNKETVDYTKALSFRDGVLIVRVQSPALMQEFQIENENIIASLNREARKNIIQKIIYKM
- a CDS encoding nucleotidyltransferase domain-containing protein, whose translation is MSLNFTKNQTLILGILFNHPEKSYYLREIGRLVGKEPGVFQKDINKLVESGILTSEYRAKSRFFALNKLHPLYKEYKSIFFKTIGAEGQLKLILKNIENIKVAFIYGSFATGKEDAFSDIDLMIIGNPDEDVLIRKISLLERKIDREINYNIFSPTDIRNNLLNNEIFLKEIMERPKAFIIGDQNELEEIIGK
- a CDS encoding HEPN domain-containing protein: MNWKKLLENKSLQKKRISFQEVGGVLVKAEKCLRAAELLLAKDVDESVFKEAYDSMILAGRALMFSLGLKPRTIGSHTITIDFCSDYLGNDFKTLTEKFRKMKKKRNYLIYGIGLIVSKTEAENALKTAKEFVDKISKFIQAKNPQKKLV
- a CDS encoding PBP1A family penicillin-binding protein produces the protein MMFLKIYHHQTYGDNSRSKRILKKMGRIFLFSIIGFSFIGLSVFIYFAKDLPRPEVFTEREQVMPTRIYDRTGETLLRTIYGEEKRELVALSDVPDHLIKAVLAAEDDNFYNHHGVDFAGIARAILIDLKLRKPAQGASTITQQLIRSTFLSLEKSAKRKIRELVLTLELERRYSKDQILEWYLNQIPFGPNIYGIGEASRIYFGKSIQDITLPEAAVIASLIQAPSYYYPYGEHQDALLRRKNFILKRMLDEKYISEELYDETIQAVVEFVGLDSAFKDAPHFILFVENYLYQKYGGDFLKEHGLKVYTTLDLELQASAEKAVKEGVKINESYGSYNAALVAISPKNGEIMAMVGSKDYFGESYPKACVPGLNCKFEPKVNVATYGEGQQPGSAFKPFAYATAFKKGYTPDDVVVDEKTNFGKWGDQDYVPENYDGLYRGSVTLRQALAQSLNIPSIKVLLAAGIADTIATAHNMGITTLNQGSSFYGPSLVLGSGEVKLIDMVSAYGVFANNGLRVQPTAILKIEDNDGNIIEENKSATRRVISEEVCQMITNVLSDNVARTPMFGPRSLLYFPGYEVSAKTGTTDQYRDAWTIGYTSDLAVGVWTGNNNNSAIAKMPGIVIAGPIWRNFFQKALTLINY
- the ruvC gene encoding crossover junction endodeoxyribonuclease RuvC, producing MIILGIDPGTARTGYGVVRKSQRGIDFVACGCIKTSPDDSPENRLNQIFNQVNGLIKDFSPDALSVERLFFFKNAKTAIPVSQARGVILLAGERKKIPIYEFTPLEVKMNIVGYGRAQKMQMQKMIKKLLDLDEVPKSDDAADALGLAICCVYLLESKRFPKKA
- a CDS encoding YebC/PmpR family DNA-binding transcriptional regulator; amino-acid sequence: MSGHSHWATIKRGKEAEDRKRAQIFSKLSRVISVAAKIGGDPQMNPSLRIAVEQAKKANMPSENIERAIKKGIGELQDEILEEFCFEAYGPAKSALIITGITNNKNRTLTDIKQLLSHNNAKLANEGSVKWQFENMGIIILEIPEAMEENDLEMAIIEAGAEDIKKINDLIEVCTKPEDLETVKRALEEKKFNIESVNLGWIAKEEIDVDEKEKASIGRLFEALDDNDDVQDIYSNIKL
- a CDS encoding lamin tail domain-containing protein is translated as MVVINELAWMGTENSFNDEWIELYNPGDYPVNLDAWTIQTKDESLKIKLSGSIGAKSYFLLERTDDSTIPEIIADIIYKGGLNNQGKQLLLLDNIGQVVDNIDCSLGWFAGNNENKKTMERIVSHVLGSDPNNWKTSQSPGGTPKSENSPNENIVPKKELIISDKNYKSSKFAPVLSISIGASACISVVFSAIWLKIRKKSSKIKYQ
- the ruvB gene encoding Holliday junction branch migration DNA helicase RuvB; this encodes MIVNPSREFAQKKKTLLNNVDSKEEETLDQTLRPKQWGDFIGQERIKKNIQIILQAAQERKEAVDHLLFCGGPGLGKSTLSRLVAKSIGSNIRIITGPAIQRPGDLAAILTSLSERDVLFVDEIHRLNKTCEEIIYPAMEDFKLHIITGTGPMARTLEIDLPPFTLIGATTRVGLLTSPLRDRFGATFQVEFYSEDDVQKIIKRSANILCLEIDDEAIMLISQCSRFTPRIANRLLKRIRDFAQVEGMKRINKEITELGLSALEIDKMGLEPQDRKILEILIRKFDGGPVGLQALAASTNEEQDNILAVYEPYLLQLGLIIRSPKGRIATQKAYEHLGINPKSKIQNTKLL